From the Corythoichthys intestinalis isolate RoL2023-P3 chromosome 13, ASM3026506v1, whole genome shotgun sequence genome, one window contains:
- the LOC130928225 gene encoding E3 ubiquitin-protein ligase TRIM39-like, which yields MASPCGSQAQKQLECPLCKEVLNDPVTTPCGHNFCQACLQHLWGKSEACRCPACDKAFASRPEISVNSAFKELADTFKRMSLGPPSSPSPLDGEVACDVCAAASLRVSALKSCLVCLTSYCDAHLEAHRSVATLMAHRLIAPAANLRERLCGRHEKLLEMFCRDEQQCVCRFCTESQHNGHSVVSVAEESEDRKVQMKMTQVDFDQKIQERQNKLEEFQNALKLSTISATQERTKNEQLFDRLIALVEESRASVDGEIERSRRAAELRAEGLTDELRREIAELQSRNTELSELLDTDDPLHLLQRFPSLTSPPPTREWSEIRIHTEHCAGTPRKALSQLVAALTSELERLKTDEIKRVQSYAVDVELDPETAHPNISLSDDGKTVGRAEQLRVVPDNPRRFDPVICVLAKRGFLSGRFYFQVEVGSKTFWDVGVVNESANRKGQITSKPENGFWTMRLRGGDEYRALDSPSVLLSFDTKPQTVGVFADYEEGTVSFFDVDARSHIYTFAGCMFSERVFPFFSPGVCDEGRNTEPLIISTLNKLTPATRTSDASSKNDRKNDVNFF from the exons ATGGCCTCTCCATGTGGCAGTCAGGCTCAAAAGCAGTTGGAGTGTCCCTTGTGCAAGGAAGTGTTGAACGACCCTGTGACCACGCCTTGTGGACACAACTTCTGCCAGGCCTGCCTCCAACACCTGTGGGGCAAGAGCGAGGCTTGCCGATGCCCCGCCTGCGACAAGGCCTTCGCCAGCCGGCCTGAAATCAGCGTCAACTCTGCCTTCAAGGAGCTGGCCGACACCTTCAAAAGGATGAGCCTCGGTCCGCCGTCCTCGCCCTCGCCTCTGGACGGCGAGGTGGCGTGCGACGTGTGCGCCGCAGCCTCCCTGCGGGTAAGCGCCCTCAAGTCCTGCCTTGTGTGTCTCACCTCCTACTGCGACGCCCACCTGGAGGCGCACCGCAGCGTGGCCACTTTGATGGCGCACAGGCTGATAGCGCCGGCCGCCAACCTGCGGGAGCGTCTGTGCGGAAGACACGAGAAGCTCCTGGAGATGTTCTGTCGGGACGAACAGCAGTGCGTGTGCCGCTTCTGCACCGAGAGTCAGCACAACGGTCACAGCGTCGTTTCAGTTGCCGAAGAGAGCGAAGACAGAAAG GTCCAAATGAAGATGACGCAAGTCGACTTTGATCAAAAAATCCAGGAGCGACAGAACAAATTGGAGGAATTCCAAAATGCTCTTAAGCTAAGCACG ATAAGTGCTACACAGGAGAGGACAAAGAACGAGCAACTCTTCGACCGTCTGATCGCTTTGGTCGAGGAAAGTCGAGCATCGGTTGACGGCGAGATCGAACGGAGTCGGAGGGCGGCAGAGCTCAGGGCGGAGGGGCTAACTGATGAACTGAGGCGAGAGATTGCCGAGCTTCAATCGAGGAATACGGAATTGTCTGAGCTGTTAGACACGGACGATCCTCTTCACCTCCTCCAG AGGTTCCCCTCGCTGACTTCGCCTCCCCCCACTAGAGAGTGGTCAGAAATCAGAATACACACAGAGCACTGCGCCGGGACACCAAGGAAGGCGCTGTCCCAGCTGGTCGCTGCCCTGACGAGTGAGTTGGAGCGCCTGAAGACGGACG AGATTAAGCGCGTGCAGAGTTACGCAG TGGACGTGGAGCTGGATCCGGAAACCGCCCATCCTAACATTAGTCTGTCGGATGACGGGAAGACGGTGGGCCGCGCCGAGCAGCTGCGTGTCGTACCGGACAACCCTCGGCGCTTCGACCCGGTCATCTGCGTTTTGGCTAAGAGGGGCTTCTTATCCGGGAGGTTCTATTTCCAG GTGGAAGTCGGAAGCAAAACCTTCTGGGACGTGGGTGTGGTCAACGAGTCGGCAAACAGGAAGGGTCAGATCACCTCCAAACCCGAGAACGGCTTCTGGACGATGCGTCTGAGGGGCGGCGACGAGTACCGCGCTCTGGACTCGCCGTCGGTCCTTCTCAGCTTCGACACGAAACCGCAAACGGTCGGCGTGTTCGCCGACTACGAGGAGGGAACCGTGTCTTTCTTTGACGTGGATGCCAGATCTCACATTTACACCTTCGCGGGATGCATGTTCTCAGAGAGGGTTTTCCCATTTTTTAGCCCCGGAGTTTGCGACGAGGGGAGAAACACCGAGCCTCTGATTATCTCGACATTAAACAAGCTAACGCCAGCAACTCGTACTAGCGACGCCTCGAGTAAAAATGATCGTAAAAacgatgtgaattttttttaa
- the si:dkeyp-74b6.2 gene encoding cerebellin-1: MMPFQSPGHCLAFFTGLLLLTCWTPLRVSCQNETEPILLEGKCLVVCDSNPSAEPSGNALGMSVRSGTGRVAFSAIRHTNHEPSEMSNQTMTIYFDQVLVNVGSHFDPARSLFVAPRKGVYSFSFHVVKVYNRQTIQVSLIVNGQAVISAFAGDQDVTREAATNAGLVVMERGDKAYLKLERGNLMGGWKYSTFSGFLVFPL, translated from the exons ATGATGCCTTTTCAGTCTCCCGGGCACTGTCTGGCCTTCTTCACCGGACTGCTTCTGCTCACTTGCTGGACGCCTTTGAGGGTCAGCTGCCAGAATGAGACAGAGCCCATCTTGTTAGAGGGCAAATGTCTCGTGGTGTGCGACTCCAACCCTTCCGCCGAGCCGTCGGGTAACGCCCTGGGGATGTCGGTGAGGTCTGGGACGGGCAGGGTGGCGTTCTCGGCCATTCGCCACACCAACCACGAACCCTCGGAGATGAGCAACCAAACCATGACCATCTACTTTGACCAG GTCTTGGTGAATGTCGGCAGCCATTTTGACCCGGCCAGGAGCCTCTTTGTGGCGCCTCGAAAAGGAGTCTACAGTTTCAGCTTTCACGTGGTGAAAGTTTACAACAGGCAGACGATACAG GTTAGCTTAATCGTCAATGGACAGGCCGTGATCTCGGCTTTCGCGGGCGACCAGGATGTGACGAGGGAAGCCGCCACCAACGCCGGCCTGGTCGTCATGGAAAGAGGTGACAAGGCGTACCTCAAACTAGAGCGGGGCAACCTGATGGGAGGGTGGAAGTACTCCACTTTCTCTGGATTTCTGGTCTTTCCTTTGTAA
- the khnyn gene encoding protein KHNYN, with amino-acid sequence MDKQSKVGDEFVCPEALWGPLSNQQDMVERIFRVSVTNSAGDVPHGRGGQIWVQLRGSDRDVKAAKIFVRGLVKPEEQQEMSYPAVLNCIFCGAKGFFMDCMIKSTSAYIVVGSPGFLLISGLAEPVVRAYSLIADLLERYKGGHTEEQGSDELSPRAFKALVEKWQDRHILDLLLLPRSVKESLLDLVKELGFESNLMPVQVSKVPGMTSVAPEDQAEVGREEGPKQVAIQKDDKVQKLSAANKDFWHLLKFFTAMGYTEEVVKRVLGRTGPKEASQILDLVQQEQDNSDGNHQRVRDSPCETDDETVGAGGGRGVRDVPGEVGERLGVSAEEDDDFVMGVLKKAAVSCGYMEHNVAKACSKLPDGSTHLLLLELQKEANAGMEGLKEGQKARMTEDDETRGTHRGKQNMKGSENANQTEHSVNLDLLCTNDILTHLPPDPLKGLPAPMIPSQSLPQSPSRSKQALQDQRSPTRPRENGNVVVTGKQRFLEGLQTPFELQLTDRPGNPNLRTIIIDGSNVAMSHGLCQFFSCRGIALAVQYFWGRGHREISVLLPQWRQKSDPRNREQRYLDELEKLGLLSYTPSREVQGARISSYDDRFMLQLAQRTGGVIVTKDNMRDLLKESAQWRDIIKKRLLQYTFVGDHFMVPDDPLGRGGPHLDDFLLSDKR; translated from the exons ATGGACAAGCAAAGCAAGGTGGGGGATGAATTTGTGTGTCCcgaggccctctgggggcctctGAGCAACCAGCAGGACATGGTGGAAAGGATATTCCGAGTGTCGGTTACCAACAGCGCCGGCGACGTACCTCACGGCAGAGGCGGCCAGATCTGGGTGCAACTGCGAGGGTCGGACCGGGACGTGAAAGCCGCAAAG ATCTTTGTGAGAGGACTCGTGAAGCCGGAGGAACAGCAGGAGATGTCTTACCCAGCGGTCCTCAACTGCATTTTCTGCGGCGCTAAGGGGTTCTTCATGGACTGCATGATCAAGAGCACGTCAGCGTACATTGTG GTGGGTTCTCCAGGTTTCCTGCTCATATCTGGTCTCGCCGAGCCTGTGGTGCGAGCCTATTCCCTCATCGCAGATCTTTTGGAGAGATATAAGGGAGGGCACACCGAAGAACAAGGTTCTGATGAGTTGTCTCCGCGGGCCTTCAAAGCTCTCGTAGAGAAATGGCAGGACCGCCACATCTTGGATCTCCTCTTACTCCCGAGATCTGTGAAGGAATCCCTGCTGGACTTGGTAAAAGAGTTGGGATTTGAGTCGAACCTGATGCCAGTTCAAGTGAGTAAAGTCCCTGGGATGACTTCGGTTGCTCCCGAGGACCAGGCTGAGGTGGGACGAGAGGAGGGGCCGAAGCAGGTGGCGATCCAAAAAGACGACAAGGTGCAGAAGCTATCTGCGGCCAACAAGGATTTCTGGCATTTGTTGAAATTCTTCACAGCCATGGGGTACACGGAGGAGGTGGTGAAAAGGGTTCTTGGGCGAACGGGACCCAAAGAAGCCTCTCAGATCCTGGACCTGGTTCAGCAAGAGCAGGACAACAGCGACGGTAATCATCAGCGCGTGAGGGACTCGCCTTGTGAGACTGATGACGAAACAGTTGGAGCGGGAGGCGGACGAGGTGTCAGAGATGTGCCGGGTGAGGTCGGCGAGCGTCTGGGCGTCAGTGCGGAGGAGGACGATGACTTTGTGATGGGAGTCCTGAAGAAAGCCGCCGTTAGCTGTGGTTACATGGAGCACAACGTGGCCAAAGCTTGTAGCAAGTTGCCGGATGGATCCACCCATCTGCTGCTCCTGGAGTTGCAGAAAGAGGCAAACGCTGGTATGGAAGGCTTGAAGGAGGGCCAGAAAGCTAGAATGACCGAGGATGATGAGACAAGAGGAACCCACCGAGGGAAACAGAACATGAAGGGTTCAGAAAACGCAAACCAAACGGAACATTCTGTGAATTTAGATTTGCTGTGCACGAATGACATCCTAACGCATCTACCTCCCGACCCTTTAAAAGGACTTCCCGCGCCGATGATCCCGTCACAATCTCTGCCTCAAAGCCCAAGCCGCTCCAAGCAAGCGCTCCAAGATCAGCGCTCTCCAACAAGACCCAGGGAAAATGGCAATGTGGTAGTGACGGGCAAGCAGCGCTTTCTAGAGGGACTTCAGACGCCCTTTGAACTCCAGCTAACCGACCGACCGGGGAACCCTAATCTGAGGACCATCATCATAGACGGGAGCAATGTTGCCATGAG CCACGGATTATGCCAATTCTTCTCATGTCGCGGGATCGCTTTGGCTGTTCAGTATTTTTGGGGGCGGGGTCATCGGGAAATCAGTGTCCTGCTGCCCCAGTGGCGACAGAAGAGCGACCCCCGCAACAGAG AGCAGCGCTATCTAGACGAGCTGGAGAAGCTCGGCCTGCTGTCCTATACACCCTCCAGGGAGGTCCAGGGCGCCAGGATCAGCTCATATGACGACAG ATTCATGCTGCAACTCGCGCAAAGGACAGGCGGCGTGATTGTGACCAAAGACAATATGAGGGACCTTTTGAAAGAGTCGGCCCAGTGGCGGGACATCATCAAAAAGAG ACTGCTTCAGTACACGTTTGTTGGAGATCATTTCATGGTTCCAGATGACCCTCTAGGAAGAGGAGGACCTCATTTGGATGACTTCCTCCTTTCAGATAAGAGGTGA